A part of Brassica rapa cultivar Chiifu-401-42 chromosome A05, CAAS_Brap_v3.01, whole genome shotgun sequence genomic DNA contains:
- the LOC103874776 gene encoding uncharacterized protein LOC103874776: MLLVTVLAEMLKDYTVVLAGALEYLFSQAPFPRRIRLHILYSLPFHRSSSSHPLLLPSPPLPYTPTL, from the coding sequence ATGTTGCTGGTGACGGTATTGGCCGAGATGTTGAAGGACTACACGGTGGTACTCGCCGGAGCTTTGGAGTATCTCTTCTCTCAGGCGCCTTTTCCGAGGAGAATTCgacttcatattttatattctctTCCTTTCCATCGCTCCAGTTCCTCTCACCCTCTTCTCcttccttctcctcctcttccttaCACTCCTACTTTGTAA